The genome window CCAGTACGCCGACCAGGTCGCCCTCCTCCCCGCGCCGGGCGCCCCCCTGACCCTCGGCACACCACCCGAGATGATGGCGATCTCGCCGGTGTACCCCCCGGTGGTGGACCTGGGCCGCCTGGCGGGCTGGTCCCCGCTGCCCTTGACGGTGCGGGACGCCCGCCGCAGGTCGGGCCCCCTGCGGGAACGCCTGGCGACTCAAGCCCCGCCCCGGGCACCGACCCGGGCACCGGAGGGGCGCGGGGCTGTCACATGTGCGGCTCCGCCGCGTGGGCGCGAGCAATCACGAACCACCCGCACCCCGCACACAACAGAACCCCCCACCCCCTCCCCGGCGGCAGTCGACGCCCTCTCCGTCCACCACGGCCACGTCCACGCCCTCACCCACGTCACCCTCACCGTCACCCCCGGCGAGACGATCGCCCTGATGGGCCGCAACGGCGCCGGCAAGTCCACACTCCTCTCCGCCCTGGTCGGCCTGGTGACACCGGCGTCAGGCTCGGTACGCGTGGGCGGCCTCACACCGCACCGCACGGCGCCCAAGGACCTCGTACGCCGCGTGGGACTCGTACCGCAGGAGCCCCGCGATCTGCTGTACACGGACACGGTCGCGGCGGAGTGCGCGGCGGCCGACCGGGACGCGGGGGCCGAGCCGGGCACGTGCCGGGCGCTGGTCTCCGGTCTGCTCCCGGCGATCGCGGACGACACCCACCCCCGTGACCTGTCCGAGGGTCAGCGCCTGGCCCTCGCCCTCGCGGTCGTCCTGACGGCCCGCCCCCCGCTGCTGCTCCTCGACGAGCCGACCCGGGGCCTCGACTACGCGGCCAAGTCCCGCCTGGTCACGACCCTGCGCGCGCTCGCCGCCGACGGTCACGCCATCGTGCTGGCCACCCATGACGTGGAACTGGCCGCCGAGCTGGCCCACCGGGTCCTGATCCTCGCCGACGGCGAGATCGTCGCCGACGGTCCGACCCCCGAGGTCGTCGTCGGCTCCCCGTCCTTCGCCCCGCAGGTCACGAAGATCCTCGCGCCGCAGCAGTGGCTGACCACGGCCCAGGTACGACGCGCTCTGCGGGCGGCGGAGGGACCGGACCGGCCGGAGCGGGGCGCGCCCGCCCCCGGGGAGCGGTCATGAGCCGCCCGGTCCCCCTCTCCCCCCGTACCGTCGCCGCCCTCCTGATCGTCAGTGTCATCGGGGGCGCGGCCTTCGGCTGGCCCTTCTTCGCGGATCCCGGGTCGCAGGTGACCGCGCACGCGAAGGACGCGCCCTGGCTGTTCGCGGGGCTGCTCGTGCTGCTGGTCGGGGTCGTCGGGGCGACGCTCTCCGAGGCCGGGCTCGGCGCGAAGGCCGTGGCGATGCTCGGGGTGCTCGCGGCGACCGGCGCGGCGCTGCGCCCCATCGGGGCCGGAACCGCCGGGATCGAGCCGATGTTCTTCCTGATGGTGCTCAGCGGCCGGGTCCTCGGCCCCGGCTTCGGCTTCACCCTCGGCGCGGTCACGATGTTCTCGTCCGCGCTGCTCACGGGCGGGGTGGGGCCGTGGATGCCGTTCCAGATGCTGGCGATGGGGTGGTTCGCGATGGGCGCCGGGCTGCTGCCGGGCGCGCGGCGCCTGCGCGGCCGTGGCGAACTCGTCCTGCTCGCCGCGTACGGCTTCGTCGCCGCGTTCGCGTACGGCACGGTCATGAACCTCTACGGCTGGCCCTTCATCGACACGCTCGCCTCGAACATCGCCTTCGACGCGGCGGCGGACCCGGCCACGAACCTCGCCCGTTTCACCGCGTACTGCCTGGCCACCTCCCTCGGCTGGGACCTGGGCCGCGCGACCGTCACCGTCGTGCTGACCCTCACCCTCGGCGCCCCGGTCCTGAAGGCACTGCGCCGGGCCACCCGCCGGGCCGCGTTCGAGAGCGCGGTCACCTTCACCCCGCCCACCCGGTGACCCGTGTGTGAGGTCCCGTCCACCGTCCGTCACATGAACCGTGAACCACCCCACAGGGCCCACATCACATACGATCCGGGCTCGTAGATCGAAGCGCATGACATGTGCACGGCCTTATGGGCGCTGACCTGGGCTTTGAGAGCCACGTCACAGAGGGGGCGTTCGGCGCGGATACGACCACCACTAGCAAAAGGGGTCATTGCGGACGCTCGCTCCGGCTGTTTCTCTGAATGAGTCGCAACGGCGCCGACGAGCCCACCCGGGCCTCGGCGCCGACGTACGCCCCCACCGCACACCACGTGGTGAAGGCATGCCCGCGACGGCCATGTCCCCGAAGAAAAGGTGCCCCGTGACCATCTCCGTTCTCCGCCGTATCGCCTCCCCGAAGAAGGCCCTCGCCGGTGTCACCCTGGCCGCCACCGCGACCGGTGCCCTGCTCGCCGCCGCGCCCGCCCAGGCCGCGTCGGAGGCCTCTCAGGCGCAGTCGGTCGCGAAGAAGATGATCTCGGACTCGGCCCAGTACAAGTGCTTCTCCCACATCGTCGACCACGAGAGCGACTGGGACGTCAACGCGACGAACGCGTCCTCCGGTGCCTACGGCCTGGTCCAGGCGCTCCCCGGCTCCAAGATGGCCTCCGCCGGCTCCGACTGGAAGACCAACGCCGCCACCCAGATCAAGTGGGGCGTGGACTACATGAAGGACCGCTACGGCAGCCCCTGTGGCGCGTGGAACTTCTGGCAGGCCAACAACTGGTACTGATCCGGCACGAGCGGCACGAGCAGCACGAGCAGCACGAGCGGCACCACCGGCTCCACCCTCACCACCGGCACGTCCGAGTGCCGGCACGGACCGAAGGCGGCGGCCCCCGATCCCCGGGGCCGCCGCCTTCGCCATCCCCCGCTCCCCCCATTTCCCCCGTGCCCCGCCCCCGCTCTCCCCGGGACCCCCGGCCCGGGGCGGATCGTGAAGGGCGCCGCACCGAACTGGTCACCGATGCGCTCCGGGCCGCGGCCCGTACCCGTGGCGGAACCCTTGACGGGGCGATATTCCACAGCGACAACGGCGCCCAGTACTCATCGAAGGACTTCGCGAACGTGTGCCGCGAACTCGGCGTGACCAGATCGCGCGGGGCGGTCGGAACCTCGGCGGACAACGCCGCTGCCGAGTCTTTCAACGCAAGCCTGAAACGGGAGACCCTGCAAGGAAGGAGACCCTGCAAGGAAGGAGACGCTGGCCAGGAGCGCGCGAGGCCCGCCTTGCGGTGTTCCGGTGGGTCACTCGCTACAACACGAGAAGGAGGCACTCAGCACTCGGCCAGATCAGCCCAATCGCCTTCGAACAACGATCGGCTACGCTGGCCGATGCCGCATAGCAAACGGTGTCCACGACTCGGGGTGAGGCCCCAGCCGGGCCTCCCCCACCCCGAGAGCCATGAGCGCTCCCACGTCAACCTCCGGGTCCTCGCCGTCCTCGCCTATCTGCGCAGCACCCGCCCCGCCCCCGAGGGCTGACAACCCGCCCCGGATGCGGTGGTCATGGCCGGGGCGGAGAATGGGAGGCGTCCCTCCCACGCCACGCGCATCGGGAGCCGTGATGGACCGAGCGGAACTGCTGGCCGTGTTCTACGGGGAGGGGCCCGTCCCCGTGCTGTGGGCGACCGACTGCCCGGTGCACTTCGACGTGTGGCTGGCCTTCGCCTCACCACCCCCGGCGCCACCACCGCCGGCGCCACCACCGTCGTCGCCCCCACCGGCGCCCCCGTCGGCGCCCCCGTCGGCATACCGGCAGGATCTGATCCTCGCCGTCCGTGAGGAGTACGGCGTCGAGCGGGCGCTGGAACGGCTGACGCGGATGCGGTTGACGGAGGCGTGCCGGCCCGTGGCGGCCGGGAGTTTCGTGGTGGCGCAGGTGACGCTGGAGGAACTGGTGACGGCGCTGCTGCCGTTGACCAGTCTCGCGGGCGTGGTGCGGGTGTCGCACGAACTCGCCGTCGAGAGCGGGGCGGAGGGGATCGAGGCGGCGCTCCGGGGACATGTCCGGGCCCCGGCGACCAGCGAGATCCACGACAACATGCAGCGCCGCCAGGAACGCGGACGGCAGCTCACCTGGTTCCTGAACCTGCTGCACCGGGTCGTCGCGGACGCGGCCCCGGACGGGCGCGACGGGCGCGACGTGACCGGCGTGCTCGCGCGGATGCTGGCCGACGCCGTCCCGGACACCCACCCGGTGCGCGGCGCCCACAGTCCCGTCGGCCAGGCCGTCGACCGGCGGCAGAAGTACCCGATCGTGTCGGTGACGACGAACCGCCGGGCGACCCGGGCGGTCGTACGGTCCCGGCGGACGATCAAGGCCGACGCCGCCGAGCAGGTGTTCTCGGTAGACAGCGCCTCCATCGGCTGGGCCGTGGTCGACAGCGGCATCGACGCACGGCACTCGGCGTTCCACGAGTGGGACACCACCGTCTCCCCGCCACGCAAGCTGGAGTCGCGTATCGCCCGCTCCTTCGACTTCACCTGCGTACGGGCGAAGCTGCCCGACGACGCGCTGGTCAACGGGCTGGTGAACTGGTCGGCCGCGCTGCCGTCCGTGGAGCACGACCCGGCTCCCGGCCCGCCCGCGCCGGGGCACCCCGACCCGTACGTCCCGCCCGGCGACCAGCACGGCACGCACATCGCCGGGATCATCGGCGGGTGGTGGCCGGAGCTGGAGTTCCGGGGGATCTGTCCGCGTATCCGGCTGTACGACTTCCGGGTGCTCGACGACGACGGCGAGGGCGACGAGTTCTCCATCGTCACCGCGCTCCAGGCGGTGCGGCACATCAACGAGCAGGCCGGGCGGTTCGTGATCGCCGGGGTCAACCTCAGTCTGTCGGTGCCGCACGACGTCGCCACGCACTCCACCGGCTGGACCCCGGTGTGCGTCGAGTGCGACCGGCTGACCCGGTCGGGTGTGGTGGTGGTGACGGCGGCCGGGAACGCCGGGTTCACCGGGACCGTCCGCACCCTGGGCACCGGCTACCACGACATCAGCATCTCCGATCCCGGCAACGCGGAGTCGGTCATCACCGTCGGCTCCACGCACCGCAGCAATCCGCACCGCCACGGCGTCAGTTACTTCTCCAGCCGTGGCCCCACCGGCGACGGGCGGCCCAAGCCCGACCTGGTGGCGCCGGGCGAGGACATCGACGGTCCGATCCCCGGCGAGGGCATCGCCGCCATGCACGGCACCAGCCAGGCGGCGGCCCATGTGAGCGGGGCGGCGGCCATGCTGCTGGCCCGCTACCGCGAGTTGCTCGGCCGCCCCGAGCGCGTGAAGGAGATCCTCTGCGCGACGGCGACCGACCTCGCCCGTGAACGAGACTTCCAGGGCCATGGGCTCGTCGACGTACTGCGTGCCATGCAGTCCGTGTGACGCGGCCCGGTGAGGCGGCCCGGTGAGGCGGACGACCATGCTGACCTTCGATTTCCTCGACGCCCGCCACGGCGACTGCTTCCTGGTCCGCTGGGACGCGGAAGACCCCCGGGGCCCACGCGACGAACGGCACGACGAACGGCACGACGAACGGCGCGAAGAGCGGCACGACGAGCGGGTCATGCTCGTCGACGGCGGGCCCGCCGGGGTCTACCGGGCCTCCCTCCAGGGCCGGTTGCGCGCGCTCACCGGCCGGAACGGGGGCGGCGCGCACCGGAGCCCGGACGACGGCACCCCACCCCACCTCGACGTCGTCTGTCTCTCGCACGTCGACGACGACCACGCCGGCGGTCTGGTCCGGCTCTTCAAGGACATGCGGCAGGCCCAGCAGGACGGGGAGGCCCCGCCGTACGACGTGGACGCGCTGTGGTTCAACTCCGTGGAGGAACTCGTCGACCAGCGGGCCCCCGGGCTGAGCGCCTCCGTCCACCCACTCCTCGAAGCCGCCGCCTCCTCCGACGCGGCCGTCACCGCCAGCTACAACCAGGGCCGGGACATCCGCAACGCGGCCACCGCCCTGCGGCTGGACGGCAACGCGCCCTTCTCCGGCCCCCTCACCGAGGGCGCCGAGGCGACCCTGCACGACCTGGACGTCACGGTCGTCGCCCCGGACGAGGGCGCCCTCGCCGAACTGGAGGAGAAGTGGCGTGAGGCGAAGCTGCGGCGCGATCCGGAGGTCATCTCGGCGGCGTACGCGGACAGTTCGGTGCAGAACCTGTCCAGCATCGTGCTGCTGCTGCGGCACGGGGGCGGCACCGCGCTGCTCACCGGTGACGCCCGGGGCGACCACGTCCTGGCCGGGCTGCGCGCCCTCGACCTGGTCGACGACGCCGGCCCGCTCCACCTCGATCTGCTGAAGCTCCCGCACCACGGCAGCGACCGCAATGTGGAGCCCGACTTCTTCGAGCGGATCCGGGCCGACCACTACGTCGTCTCGGCCGACGGGGTGCGCCACCACCACCCGGGCGAGGACACCCTGCGCTGGCTCGTGGAGTCCCGCGCCCCCGAGGACGAGTACGTCGTCCACCTCACCAACCACATCCCCTTCGCCGAGGAGACGCTGGAAGGACTGCGCGCGGACCGCGCCTTCGAGGTCGACGTCAGAGGGCCCGCCGACCAGGCGCTCGTCATCCCGATCGGAGGCCGGCCATGACCAGGTCACGGCATGCGGAGGACACCTTCACCCGCCCCGGCCCGCGTACGGCCCCCGTATCCGCCCCACCCGCCGCGGCCCCTTCCCCCGGCCCGGCCGACGCGCCCGCCTGGGCCGTCGACTCCCCCGCGCTCGGCACGGGCCTCACCACCCGGCCCTGCGGCGACTCCCTCCGCCCGGCCGAACCACCGCCCGCCACCGGCACCCCGGTCGCCCTCGCCCTCTCCGGCGGCGGCTTCCGCGCCACGCTCTCCGCGCTGGGCTTCGTCCGGCTGCTGGCCGACACCGGACTGCTCGCCCGGCTGCGCTACTCCTCCTCCGTGTCCGGCGGCTCGATCGCCAACGCCTGTCTGGCCACCGCCTGGCCGGCCCTGCGCGCGCGGGACTTCACCCCCGAGGCCGTGGACGACCTGGTCATCGCCCCCGTCGTCGACCGGGTCGGCGCCCACTCCCTCAAGCGGGCGCTGCTCCGGGACATCTGGCGCACCCTCGGCCCCACCACCCGCACCGATCTGCTGGCCCGCCGCCTCGACGACTGGTTCCTCGACGGGACCGAGCTGGCGGACCTGGACCCGCAGGTCCGCTGGATCGTCAACGCCGCCAACCTGACGACCGGCGTCCGCTTCACCTTCGAACGCGAGGTGTACGGCGACTACGCGATCGGTCTCGCCCGCACGTCCGGCACGGGCCTGCGCCTGAGCCGGGCCGTCTCGGCCTCGGCCGCCGTCCCCGGCCTCTTCCCACCCG of Streptomyces phaeolivaceus contains these proteins:
- a CDS encoding patatin-like phospholipase family protein yields the protein MTRSRHAEDTFTRPGPRTAPVSAPPAAAPSPGPADAPAWAVDSPALGTGLTTRPCGDSLRPAEPPPATGTPVALALSGGGFRATLSALGFVRLLADTGLLARLRYSSSVSGGSIANACLATAWPALRARDFTPEAVDDLVIAPVVDRVGAHSLKRALLRDIWRTLGPTTRTDLLARRLDDWFLDGTELADLDPQVRWIVNAANLTTGVRFTFEREVYGDYAIGLARTSGTGLRLSRAVSASAAVPGLFPPVVLDASPFPCATHRPALLDGGTYDNTGLEALDSDNYRHTFLCALNAGGLLRPGLYGRVPVIRDLARANSLLYRQSTALRTRATIERFRRGAALGPHGEVPPGARRGILVQLSTDFPFADPLLHRWRATFPEHRTHDGRDLSLVPTVFDRLAPSLCRALVHRGWWLGGAGLAAYHPELLPPDLTTLHPPER
- a CDS encoding aggregation-promoting factor C-terminal-like domain-containing protein, encoding MSPKKRCPVTISVLRRIASPKKALAGVTLAATATGALLAAAPAQAASEASQAQSVAKKMISDSAQYKCFSHIVDHESDWDVNATNASSGAYGLVQALPGSKMASAGSDWKTNAATQIKWGVDYMKDRYGSPCGAWNFWQANNWY
- a CDS encoding ECF transporter S component, with the translated sequence MSRPVPLSPRTVAALLIVSVIGGAAFGWPFFADPGSQVTAHAKDAPWLFAGLLVLLVGVVGATLSEAGLGAKAVAMLGVLAATGAALRPIGAGTAGIEPMFFLMVLSGRVLGPGFGFTLGAVTMFSSALLTGGVGPWMPFQMLAMGWFAMGAGLLPGARRLRGRGELVLLAAYGFVAAFAYGTVMNLYGWPFIDTLASNIAFDAAADPATNLARFTAYCLATSLGWDLGRATVTVVLTLTLGAPVLKALRRATRRAAFESAVTFTPPTR
- a CDS encoding S8 family serine peptidase, translating into MDRAELLAVFYGEGPVPVLWATDCPVHFDVWLAFASPPPAPPPPAPPPSSPPPAPPSAPPSAYRQDLILAVREEYGVERALERLTRMRLTEACRPVAAGSFVVAQVTLEELVTALLPLTSLAGVVRVSHELAVESGAEGIEAALRGHVRAPATSEIHDNMQRRQERGRQLTWFLNLLHRVVADAAPDGRDGRDVTGVLARMLADAVPDTHPVRGAHSPVGQAVDRRQKYPIVSVTTNRRATRAVVRSRRTIKADAAEQVFSVDSASIGWAVVDSGIDARHSAFHEWDTTVSPPRKLESRIARSFDFTCVRAKLPDDALVNGLVNWSAALPSVEHDPAPGPPAPGHPDPYVPPGDQHGTHIAGIIGGWWPELEFRGICPRIRLYDFRVLDDDGEGDEFSIVTALQAVRHINEQAGRFVIAGVNLSLSVPHDVATHSTGWTPVCVECDRLTRSGVVVVTAAGNAGFTGTVRTLGTGYHDISISDPGNAESVITVGSTHRSNPHRHGVSYFSSRGPTGDGRPKPDLVAPGEDIDGPIPGEGIAAMHGTSQAAAHVSGAAAMLLARYRELLGRPERVKEILCATATDLARERDFQGHGLVDVLRAMQSV
- a CDS encoding ABC transporter ATP-binding protein, whose product is MIRFEDVSVTYDGVDRPTVQGVDFEVPEGELVLLVGPSGVGKSTVLGAVNGLVPHFTGGTLRGRVTVAGRDTRTHKPRELADVVGTVGQDPLSHFVTDTVEDELAYGMESLGIAPDVMRRRVEETLDLLGLADLRDRPIATLSGGQRQRVAIGSVLTPHPRVLVLDEPTSALDPAAAEEVLAVLQRLVHDLGTTVLMAEHRLERVVQYADQVALLPAPGAPLTLGTPPEMMAISPVYPPVVDLGRLAGWSPLPLTVRDARRRSGPLRERLATQAPPRAPTRAPEGRGAVTCAAPPRGREQSRTTRTPHTTEPPTPSPAAVDALSVHHGHVHALTHVTLTVTPGETIALMGRNGAGKSTLLSALVGLVTPASGSVRVGGLTPHRTAPKDLVRRVGLVPQEPRDLLYTDTVAAECAAADRDAGAEPGTCRALVSGLLPAIADDTHPRDLSEGQRLALALAVVLTARPPLLLLDEPTRGLDYAAKSRLVTTLRALAADGHAIVLATHDVELAAELAHRVLILADGEIVADGPTPEVVVGSPSFAPQVTKILAPQQWLTTAQVRRALRAAEGPDRPERGAPAPGERS
- a CDS encoding ComEC/Rec2 family competence protein; this encodes MLTFDFLDARHGDCFLVRWDAEDPRGPRDERHDERHDERREERHDERVMLVDGGPAGVYRASLQGRLRALTGRNGGGAHRSPDDGTPPHLDVVCLSHVDDDHAGGLVRLFKDMRQAQQDGEAPPYDVDALWFNSVEELVDQRAPGLSASVHPLLEAAASSDAAVTASYNQGRDIRNAATALRLDGNAPFSGPLTEGAEATLHDLDVTVVAPDEGALAELEEKWREAKLRRDPEVISAAYADSSVQNLSSIVLLLRHGGGTALLTGDARGDHVLAGLRALDLVDDAGPLHLDLLKLPHHGSDRNVEPDFFERIRADHYVVSADGVRHHHPGEDTLRWLVESRAPEDEYVVHLTNHIPFAEETLEGLRADRAFEVDVRGPADQALVIPIGGRP